From the Halalkalicoccus sp. CGA53 genome, one window contains:
- a CDS encoding aminoglycoside N(3)-acetyltransferase: MGEREAIERSDEPVTVDRLKSDLRTLGLEPGDAVLVHCSLSALGWVSGGAPAVVDSLREVLTEAGTLAMPTHSTQLSDPARWENPPVPDPWIERIRETAPPYRKEVTPTRMMGAVAECFRTYPGVLRSDHPTHSVAAWGAAAERVVSGHALDRPHGENSPLATLCDLDSDVLRLGVTANTSLHLAENRAANARYGENGAPVLVDGEREWPMFEEIESEGDFRALETDFERERPGAVRRGPAGEAEATLCRMRPLVEFGREWFEENRG, encoded by the coding sequence ATGGGAGAACGCGAGGCGATCGAGCGCTCGGACGAGCCGGTGACGGTCGACCGGCTGAAGAGTGATCTCCGCACGCTCGGGCTCGAACCCGGGGACGCGGTCCTCGTCCACTGCTCGCTCTCGGCGCTCGGCTGGGTTTCGGGTGGTGCGCCCGCGGTCGTCGATTCGTTGCGGGAGGTGCTCACCGAGGCAGGGACGCTCGCGATGCCGACGCACTCGACGCAGCTCTCGGATCCCGCTCGCTGGGAGAACCCACCCGTTCCCGATCCCTGGATCGAACGGATCCGTGAGACGGCACCACCGTACAGGAAGGAGGTCACCCCGACGCGGATGATGGGCGCGGTCGCGGAGTGTTTTCGTACCTATCCCGGCGTCCTGCGAAGCGACCATCCGACGCACTCGGTCGCGGCGTGGGGCGCGGCGGCCGAACGGGTCGTCTCGGGGCACGCGCTCGACCGGCCCCACGGCGAGAACTCTCCGCTCGCCACGCTCTGCGATCTCGATTCCGACGTACTCCGTCTCGGCGTGACGGCGAACACCTCGTTGCACCTCGCGGAGAACCGGGCGGCGAACGCCCGCTACGGGGAGAACGGCGCACCGGTGCTCGTGGACGGCGAACGCGAGTGGCCGATGTTCGAGGAGATCGAGAGCGAAGGGGACTTTCGGGCCCTGGAAACCGACTTCGAGCGGGAGCGTCCGGGAGCGGTTCGCCGTGGACCGGCCGGTGAGGCCGAGGCGACGCTCTGTCGGATGCGTCCGCTCGTCGAGTTCGGTCGCGAGTGGTTCGAGGAGAACCGGGGGTAG
- a CDS encoding DUF3179 domain-containing protein gives MTERNERRLTRRALLATMGVSTAALAGCTGSGSEGPYGTGDDGTDADRERGEDGDESEDPPTREAVVPLEHDLESFTESVFSGGVSQDGIPSIDDPEFESMDEVDGRLDDGDPVFAVEVEGDARAYPQSILVWHEIVNDRVGGLDVAVTYCPLTGTAIGFERGRTEFGVSGRLVNSNLIMYDRAGESWWPQVLGTAIDGPNEGRALREVPVIWTTWERFRETYPDGAVLTERTGFSRDYDRDPYGAYNPKRDYYEDDGTMFRTMHEDGRHGQKEVFLGARGSDGALAVEKERLREDRLLETDVGGGSHLAAYDPDLDTGYVYRNPDGESVEVDGEGYLVDGESHDAEDLPLERLNAFDAMWFAWVAFYPDTEVID, from the coding sequence ATGACCGAACGGAACGAGCGACGCCTCACCCGGCGGGCGCTGCTCGCGACGATGGGGGTCTCGACCGCCGCGCTCGCGGGCTGTACGGGTAGCGGTTCGGAGGGGCCGTACGGCACGGGGGACGACGGAACCGACGCTGATCGCGAACGGGGCGAGGACGGGGACGAGAGTGAGGACCCACCCACCAGGGAGGCGGTCGTGCCGCTCGAGCACGACCTCGAATCGTTCACCGAGAGCGTGTTCTCGGGCGGGGTGAGCCAGGACGGCATCCCCTCGATCGACGACCCCGAGTTCGAATCGATGGACGAGGTCGACGGACGGCTCGACGACGGCGATCCGGTGTTCGCGGTCGAGGTGGAGGGCGACGCCCGGGCGTACCCGCAGTCGATTCTCGTCTGGCACGAGATCGTCAACGATCGGGTTGGAGGGCTCGACGTCGCGGTCACCTACTGCCCGCTGACGGGCACCGCGATCGGCTTCGAACGCGGCAGGACCGAGTTCGGCGTGTCGGGGAGGTTGGTCAACAGCAACCTGATCATGTACGACCGAGCGGGAGAGAGCTGGTGGCCGCAGGTGCTCGGAACGGCGATCGACGGCCCGAACGAGGGGAGAGCGCTCCGCGAGGTTCCGGTGATCTGGACGACGTGGGAGCGGTTCCGGGAGACCTACCCCGACGGCGCGGTGCTCACCGAACGGACCGGCTTCTCCAGGGACTACGACCGCGATCCGTACGGGGCGTACAACCCGAAACGGGACTACTACGAGGACGATGGGACGATGTTTCGGACGATGCACGAGGACGGCCGCCACGGCCAGAAGGAGGTCTTCCTCGGCGCACGCGGTTCCGACGGGGCGCTCGCGGTCGAGAAAGAGCGGCTGCGGGAGGACCGGCTGCTCGAGACAGACGTCGGCGGTGGCTCCCACCTGGCGGCGTACGATCCCGACCTCGACACGGGCTACGTCTATCGGAACCCCGACGGCGAGTCCGTCGAGGTCGACGGCGAGGGGTACCTGGTCGACGGCGAGAGCCACGACGCCGAGGACCTACCGCTGGAGCGGCTCAACGCCTTCGACGCGATGTGGTTCGCCTGGGTCGCCTTCTACCCCGACACCGAGGTGATCGACTGA
- a CDS encoding MOSC domain-containing protein: MTGTVESLFVASEGSALMERVESVEAVPGGLAGDRYQRGTGHYAPFDVCEVTLIAAEDLEAIREEAGIDLGGGQHRRNVVTRGVDLEELLGATVAVGEARLRGTRRRPPCAHVERVAEETGLARALRGRSGICADVVSSGEIRVGNPIEVVEVDSRTVGREIAERLGGRGRSRVCERDARPPHG; the protein is encoded by the coding sequence ATGACCGGAACCGTCGAGTCGCTGTTCGTCGCGAGCGAGGGATCGGCACTGATGGAGCGCGTCGAGTCGGTCGAGGCGGTCCCAGGAGGGCTTGCGGGCGACCGCTACCAGCGCGGGACGGGTCACTACGCCCCGTTCGACGTCTGCGAGGTGACGCTGATCGCGGCAGAGGACCTGGAGGCGATCCGCGAGGAAGCCGGGATCGACCTCGGCGGGGGACAACACCGGCGGAACGTCGTCACGCGCGGCGTCGACCTCGAGGAACTGCTCGGCGCGACGGTCGCGGTGGGCGAGGCGCGGTTGCGCGGGACCCGACGGCGGCCGCCCTGCGCGCACGTCGAGCGCGTGGCCGAGGAGACGGGGCTCGCACGGGCATTGCGCGGGCGCAGCGGGATCTGTGCGGACGTCGTCTCGAGCGGTGAGATCCGGGTCGGCAATCCGATCGAGGTCGTCGAGGTCGATTCGCGGACCGTCGGCCGGGAGATCGCAGAACGGCTCGGGGGCCGGGGACGATCACGGGTGTGCGAGCGTGACGCACGACCGCCACACGGGTAA